A single genomic interval of Camelina sativa cultivar DH55 chromosome 11, Cs, whole genome shotgun sequence harbors:
- the LOC109127664 gene encoding uncharacterized protein LOC109127664, which yields MGSKTIVSMILVVCLCAAFFVAQGVAQVQLPSLSPGLFPPGSPIDLVKCWSSLFNVQGCVLEISKSIFSGKFENVEGACCKAFSTLDANCWPHMFPLNPFFPPLLKDNCARINSNSPTHN from the coding sequence ATGGGAAGCAAAACCATTGTCTCAATGATCTTGGTTGTATGCCTTTGTGCTGCTTTTTTTGTCGCTCAAGGAGTAGCTCAAGTGCAACTGCCTTCATTGAGTCCCGGGCTTTTCCCTCCCGGTTCACCTATTGATCTGGTAAAATGTTGGTCGTCTCTTTTTAACGTTCAAGGATGTGTGCTCGAGATCTCCAAATCAATTTTCTCTGGCAAGTTTGAAAACGTTGAAGGTGCATGTTGCAAAGCGTTTTCGACTTTAGACGCAAATTGTTGGCCTCACATGTTTCCGTTGAATCCTTTCTTCCCACCTCTCCTCAAGGACAATTGTGCACGCATCAACTCCAACTCACCCACACACAATTGA
- the LOC104726967 gene encoding F-box/LRR-repeat protein At5g63520-like isoform X1, whose amino-acid sequence MKGTSEKSKKKKIDMVLIASMNDDLLHNILLRLPAKSFAFASCVNRSWNSVCNRILSRPKMVSAFSRNPNQTRAGGEVLDKVLSKPIRPDFVIANITYGNMEETLTLITERVGSRVPIIVSVVAGILGKEACNDNPGEVKHHVTTDDGLSVVANFAILLTIGYLPGIKVDVIPVIQAKGESEADIGDKFVMDIRNYVTVVSGHAAPACLILFGEDTHATEPILHKLDYAMPAETIIVGDQIGEFLHKCGNEPRNVQLHKDDSRVLAGLVFARDRHRPAPEAGKIHFDTAISRAMSSVDLRYKAANVRVSRRPRCPSTLLTAKRGGEAEVLNGDQILDDINDFLGNQIWENDPYLGVIKRRKYSIGLEEKPKIMASLVYHQVTGADDQDLLVSGAEIKTGDYFQVYLPDLKVAEASLNAVSSQLRNLKSKPNKPEVIGGFVFVGSRRGDSFFGRQNADCSPFLENFPELPFGGIFCNSEIGRSLFVEDGEEKKEVNIRRCLHVYSSVYLIVSYTS is encoded by the exons atgaagggaacgagtgagaaatcgaagaagaagaagatagatatgGTTTTAATCGCTTCCATGAACGATGACCTTCTTCATAACATTCTCTTGAGGTTGCCGGCGAAATCGTTTGCTTTCGCTTCCTGTGTCAACCGATCCTGGAACAGCGTCTGCAATAGAATCCTCTCTCGCCCCAAAATGGTCTCTGCTTTCTCACGTAATCCTAATCAAACT AGAGCTGGAGGAGAAGTACTTGATAAGGTTTTGTCTAAGCCTATTAGACCGGATTTTGTGATCGCAAACATTACATATGGGAACATGGAAGAAACCTTGACactg ATAACTGAAAGAGTGGGATCAAGGGTTCCTATTATTGTATCTGTTGTTGCTGGAATCTTAGGAAAAGAAGCATGCAATGATAATCCTGGAgag GTCAAACATCATGTCACAACTGATGACGGCTTGTCTGTTGTTGCAAATTTCGCTATATTGTTGACGATTGGATACTTACCAGGAATCAAAGTCGATGTTATTCCTGTAATTCAAGCAAAAGgg GAATCTGAAGCGGATATAGGAGACAAGTTTGTGATGGATATCAGAAATTATGTAACCGTGGTTTCAGGTCATGCTGCACCAGCCTGTCTTATACTGTTTGGG GAGGATACTCATGCCACAGAACCTATTCTTCATAAACTGG ATTATGCCATGCCTGCAGAAACTATTATTGTGGGTGATCAGATTGGCGAGTTTCTACATAAATGTGGTAATGAACCAAGAAATGTTCAGTTGCACAAAGATGATAGCAGAGTTCTCGCAGGTTTAGTCTTTGCAAGAGATAGACACAGACCAGCTC CAGAGGCTGGAAAAATTCACTTTGACACTGCAATATCAAGAGCAATGTCATCAGTTGATCTGAGGTACAAGGCGGCTAATGTCCGTGTTAGTCGCCGCCCTAGATGTCCTTCTACGCTTCTGACTGCAaaaagaggaggagaagcagaGGTTCTTAATGGCGATCAAATTTTAGATGACATAAATGATTTT TTAGGAAACCAGATATGGGAGAATGATCCATATCTCGGAGTAATAAAACGAAGGAAATATTCAATTGGTTTGGAGGAGAAGCCAAAGATCATGGCCTCACTTGTATATCATCAAGTAACTGG AGCTGACGACCAGGATCTTTTAGTCAGTGGTGCTGAAATCAAAACCGGTGACTACTTTCAAGTATACCTCCCTGATCTCAAAGTGGCTGAAGCATCACTAAATGCTGTTTCTTCTCAGCTTAGAAATCTCAAGTCTAAGCCGAATAAGCCGGAAGTCATTggaggttttgtttttgttggtagCAGACGCGGTGACTCCTTCTTTGGTCGTCAAAATGCAGACTGCTCACCGTTTTTGGAGAATTTCCCGGAGTTACCATTTGGTGGTATATTCTGCAACAGTGAAATCGGACGCAGCTTATTCGTAGAGGAtggagaggaaaagaaagaagtgaACATCAGAAGATGCCTTCACGTTTATAGTTCAGTATATCTTATTGTCTCGTATACTTCTTAG
- the LOC104726967 gene encoding F-box/LRR-repeat protein At5g63520-like isoform X2 codes for MKGTSEKSKKKKIDMVLIASMNDDLLHNILLRLPAKSFAFASCVNRSWNSVCNRILSRPKMVSAFSRNPNQTRAGGEVLDKVLSKPIRPDFVIANITYGNMEETLTLITERVGSRVPIIVSVVAGILGKEACNDNPGEVKHHVTTDDGLSVVANFAILLTIGYLPGIKVDVIPVIQAKGESEADIGDKFVMDIRNYVTVVSGHAAPACLILFGEDTHATEPILHKLDYAMPAETIIVGDQIGEFLHKCGNEPRNVQLHKDDSRVLAGLVFARDRHRPAQAGKIHFDTAISRAMSSVDLRYKAANVRVSRRPRCPSTLLTAKRGGEAEVLNGDQILDDINDFLGNQIWENDPYLGVIKRRKYSIGLEEKPKIMASLVYHQVTGADDQDLLVSGAEIKTGDYFQVYLPDLKVAEASLNAVSSQLRNLKSKPNKPEVIGGFVFVGSRRGDSFFGRQNADCSPFLENFPELPFGGIFCNSEIGRSLFVEDGEEKKEVNIRRCLHVYSSVYLIVSYTS; via the exons atgaagggaacgagtgagaaatcgaagaagaagaagatagatatgGTTTTAATCGCTTCCATGAACGATGACCTTCTTCATAACATTCTCTTGAGGTTGCCGGCGAAATCGTTTGCTTTCGCTTCCTGTGTCAACCGATCCTGGAACAGCGTCTGCAATAGAATCCTCTCTCGCCCCAAAATGGTCTCTGCTTTCTCACGTAATCCTAATCAAACT AGAGCTGGAGGAGAAGTACTTGATAAGGTTTTGTCTAAGCCTATTAGACCGGATTTTGTGATCGCAAACATTACATATGGGAACATGGAAGAAACCTTGACactg ATAACTGAAAGAGTGGGATCAAGGGTTCCTATTATTGTATCTGTTGTTGCTGGAATCTTAGGAAAAGAAGCATGCAATGATAATCCTGGAgag GTCAAACATCATGTCACAACTGATGACGGCTTGTCTGTTGTTGCAAATTTCGCTATATTGTTGACGATTGGATACTTACCAGGAATCAAAGTCGATGTTATTCCTGTAATTCAAGCAAAAGgg GAATCTGAAGCGGATATAGGAGACAAGTTTGTGATGGATATCAGAAATTATGTAACCGTGGTTTCAGGTCATGCTGCACCAGCCTGTCTTATACTGTTTGGG GAGGATACTCATGCCACAGAACCTATTCTTCATAAACTGG ATTATGCCATGCCTGCAGAAACTATTATTGTGGGTGATCAGATTGGCGAGTTTCTACATAAATGTGGTAATGAACCAAGAAATGTTCAGTTGCACAAAGATGATAGCAGAGTTCTCGCAGGTTTAGTCTTTGCAAGAGATAGACACAGACCAGCTC AGGCTGGAAAAATTCACTTTGACACTGCAATATCAAGAGCAATGTCATCAGTTGATCTGAGGTACAAGGCGGCTAATGTCCGTGTTAGTCGCCGCCCTAGATGTCCTTCTACGCTTCTGACTGCAaaaagaggaggagaagcagaGGTTCTTAATGGCGATCAAATTTTAGATGACATAAATGATTTT TTAGGAAACCAGATATGGGAGAATGATCCATATCTCGGAGTAATAAAACGAAGGAAATATTCAATTGGTTTGGAGGAGAAGCCAAAGATCATGGCCTCACTTGTATATCATCAAGTAACTGG AGCTGACGACCAGGATCTTTTAGTCAGTGGTGCTGAAATCAAAACCGGTGACTACTTTCAAGTATACCTCCCTGATCTCAAAGTGGCTGAAGCATCACTAAATGCTGTTTCTTCTCAGCTTAGAAATCTCAAGTCTAAGCCGAATAAGCCGGAAGTCATTggaggttttgtttttgttggtagCAGACGCGGTGACTCCTTCTTTGGTCGTCAAAATGCAGACTGCTCACCGTTTTTGGAGAATTTCCCGGAGTTACCATTTGGTGGTATATTCTGCAACAGTGAAATCGGACGCAGCTTATTCGTAGAGGAtggagaggaaaagaaagaagtgaACATCAGAAGATGCCTTCACGTTTATAGTTCAGTATATCTTATTGTCTCGTATACTTCTTAG